In Arsenophonus sp. aPb, one DNA window encodes the following:
- the nrdD gene encoding anaerobic ribonucleoside-triphosphate reductase, producing the protein MKTVVIKRDGCQVVFDKNRIKEAVMRAATATGICDEQYCAVVASVVEQQLGNRQTVDIHEIQDAVENQLMAGRYKDLARNYIAYRHERDIAREQRSRLNHEIRGLIEQSNVSLLNENANKDSKVIPTQRDLLAGIVAKHYAKQHILPRDVVMAHERGEIHYHDLDYSPFFPMFNCMLIDLQGMLTKGFKMGNAEIEPPKSISTATAVTAQIIAQVASHIYGGTTINRIDEVLAPFVQASYKKHLKIAKEWQIADQLGYADSRTEKECYDAFQSLEYEVNTLHTANGQTPFVTFGFGLGTSKESRLIQKSILENRLAGLGKNRKTAVFPKLVFAIRKGINHQYGDPNYDIKQLALECASKRMYPDILNYDQVVNVTGSFKTPMGCRSFLGVYEEQGQAIHEGRNNLGVISINLPRIAIEAKGNEQQFYQILDSRLAISKKALMTRIARLENVKARVAPILYMEGACGVRLQAEDNIAEIFKRGRASISLGYIGLHETINALYGTQKHVFDDEALRQKAYQIIKQLRAATDRWKAETGYGFSLYSTPSENLCDRFCRLDVAEFGLIEGVTDKGYYTNSFHLDVEKQVNPYDKIDFEAPYPALANGGFICYGEYPNLQHNLKALEDVWDYSYHHIPYYGTNTPIDECYECGFTGEFACTSKGFVCPSCDNHDPTRVSVIRRVCGYLGSPDARPFNSGKQEEVKRRVKHLKNGQLG; encoded by the coding sequence GTGAAAACAGTAGTTATTAAACGCGATGGTTGTCAGGTCGTTTTTGACAAAAATCGGATCAAAGAAGCCGTCATGCGTGCAGCCACTGCCACTGGGATTTGCGATGAACAATATTGTGCAGTTGTCGCCTCAGTCGTCGAACAACAATTAGGCAACCGCCAAACCGTTGATATTCATGAAATCCAAGATGCGGTTGAAAATCAACTGATGGCCGGTCGTTATAAAGATCTGGCCAGAAATTACATTGCATATCGCCATGAACGGGATATTGCCAGAGAACAACGTAGTCGCCTTAATCACGAAATTCGCGGCTTGATTGAGCAAAGTAATGTTTCGTTACTCAATGAGAATGCAAATAAAGACAGTAAGGTTATTCCAACTCAACGCGATTTATTAGCCGGCATTGTTGCTAAGCACTACGCTAAACAACATATTTTACCGCGTGATGTCGTTATGGCACACGAACGTGGTGAAATTCACTATCATGATCTTGATTACTCACCCTTTTTCCCAATGTTTAACTGTATGCTAATCGATTTGCAAGGGATGTTAACCAAAGGTTTTAAAATGGGTAATGCTGAAATTGAGCCACCTAAATCGATTTCAACCGCCACCGCCGTGACGGCACAAATTATTGCCCAAGTGGCCAGCCATATTTATGGTGGTACAACAATTAATCGTATCGATGAAGTACTAGCGCCATTTGTCCAGGCGAGCTATAAAAAACACTTAAAAATTGCCAAAGAATGGCAAATTGCCGATCAATTGGGCTACGCTGACAGCAGAACAGAAAAAGAGTGTTATGACGCTTTTCAATCACTAGAATATGAAGTCAACACACTGCACACCGCAAATGGTCAAACACCTTTTGTTACCTTTGGATTTGGCTTAGGAACCTCAAAAGAGTCGCGATTAATCCAAAAATCGATCTTAGAAAATCGTTTAGCTGGACTAGGTAAAAATCGTAAAACCGCGGTATTTCCAAAATTAGTTTTTGCTATCCGTAAGGGGATCAATCACCAATATGGCGATCCAAATTACGATATTAAACAACTAGCACTAGAATGTGCCAGCAAACGGATGTACCCAGATATTCTTAACTATGATCAGGTGGTCAATGTCACAGGCTCCTTCAAAACTCCGATGGGTTGTCGCAGTTTTTTAGGCGTTTATGAAGAGCAAGGCCAAGCTATCCATGAAGGACGTAATAATCTCGGTGTGATCAGTATTAACTTGCCTCGGATAGCCATTGAGGCTAAAGGTAACGAACAACAATTTTATCAAATCCTAGATAGCAGATTGGCAATTAGCAAAAAAGCGCTGATGACGCGTATCGCCAGACTAGAGAATGTCAAAGCGCGTGTCGCCCCTATTCTCTATATGGAGGGTGCCTGTGGCGTTCGTTTACAAGCGGAAGACAATATTGCTGAAATATTTAAACGTGGTCGTGCATCGATTTCTTTAGGTTATATCGGTCTGCATGAAACAATCAATGCACTTTATGGCACACAAAAACATGTTTTTGATGATGAAGCTCTGCGGCAAAAAGCCTATCAGATCATTAAACAGCTGCGTGCAGCAACAGATCGTTGGAAAGCTGAGACTGGCTATGGATTTAGCTTATATAGTACACCCAGTGAGAATTTATGTGACCGATTTTGTCGCTTAGATGTGGCTGAATTTGGTTTAATCGAGGGTGTTACTGATAAAGGATACTATACCAATAGTTTTCATCTGGATGTTGAAAAACAGGTCAATCCTTACGATAAAATTGACTTTGAAGCACCTTACCCAGCGTTAGCTAATGGTGGTTTTATCTGCTACGGTGAATATCCAAACTTACAACATAACTTAAAAGCATTAGAAGATGTCTGGGATTACAGCTATCATCATATTCCCTATTATGGTACCAATACCCCGATTGACGAGTGCTATGAATGTGGATTTACGGGTGAATTTGCCTGTACTAGTAAAGGGTTTGTCTGCCCATCTTGCGATAATCATGATCCAACCCGCGTTTCGGTTATTCGCCGTGTTTGTGGTTATCTTGGTAGCCCCGATGCCAGACCATTCAATAGCGGTAAACAAGAAGAAGTTAAACGACGCGTTAAACACTTAAAAAATGGTCAACTTGGATAA
- a CDS encoding RidA family protein, translating into MSYEIKTENAPAAIGPYVQGVDLGNMIITSGQIPVDPKTGEIADDITAQTTQSLENIQAIIEKAGLNVANIVKTTVFVKDLNDFASVNATYEAFFNKHNAPYPARSCVEVARLPKDVRIEIEAIAIR; encoded by the coding sequence ATGTCCTACGAAATTAAAACTGAAAACGCGCCAGCAGCTATCGGCCCTTATGTACAAGGTGTTGATCTTGGCAACATGATTATTACATCCGGCCAAATTCCTGTTGATCCAAAAACCGGTGAAATAGCTGACGACATTACTGCTCAAACAACACAGTCACTGGAAAACATTCAAGCTATTATAGAGAAAGCAGGTCTCAATGTAGCTAATATTGTTAAAACTACCGTTTTTGTTAAAGATCTGAATGATTTTGCGAGTGTAAATGCTACTTATGAAGCTTTTTTTAACAAACATAATGCGCCTTATCCTGCTCGTTCTTGCGTCGAAGTTGCTCGCTTACCAAAAGATGTTCGCATAGAAATTGAAGCGATAGCTATTCGCTAA
- the pyrI gene encoding aspartate carbamoyltransferase regulatory subunit yields the protein MANNHKLQVEAISCGTVIDHIPAQMGFKLLSLFKLTQTDQRITIGLNLPSNHLGKKDLIKIENTFLTPEQANELAMYAPHATVNCIKDYKVEKKLLISLPEQIDAVLICPNSNCISHNEPVSSSFNVKQRHNEVILTCKYCEKTFDRHAVINNM from the coding sequence ATGGCAAATAACCATAAATTACAAGTGGAAGCAATTAGCTGTGGCACTGTTATCGACCATATCCCTGCCCAAATGGGTTTTAAATTACTTTCGCTATTTAAATTAACGCAAACGGATCAACGTATTACTATAGGTTTAAATCTACCTTCTAATCACTTAGGTAAAAAAGATTTAATTAAAATTGAAAATACCTTTCTCACACCTGAACAAGCAAACGAACTGGCTATGTATGCCCCCCATGCCACCGTTAACTGTATTAAAGACTATAAAGTGGAAAAAAAGCTATTAATTAGCTTACCTGAACAAATTGATGCGGTTTTGATCTGCCCTAACAGTAATTGCATTAGCCATAATGAGCCCGTCAGTAGCAGTTTTAACGTTAAACAGCGGCATAATGAAGTCATTCTAACATGCAAATATTGTGAAAAAACCTTTGATCGACATGCGGTAATTAATAATATGTAA
- the pyrB gene encoding aspartate carbamoyltransferase, protein MVNPLYLRDIISINDLKREDLLAVLEVATSLKQHPQPELLKHKVIASCFFEASTRTRLSFETAIHRLGASVVGFSDSNNTSLGKKGETLADTISVISQYVDAIVIRHPQEGASRLAAQFAGKIPVINAGDGANQHPTQTLLDLFTIQESQGSLNNLHIAMVGDLKYGRTVHSLTQALSKFDNNHFYFIAPEALAMPAHILHLLEEKGITYSLHDSIEAVLPKLDILYITRVQKERLDPSEYANVKAQFILTSHELTTAKPGMKVLHPLPRIDEITTDVDKTSHAYYFQQAGNGIYARQALLALILNKTINF, encoded by the coding sequence ATGGTTAATCCGTTGTATCTTCGAGACATAATCTCGATAAATGATTTAAAACGTGAAGATCTACTCGCTGTACTTGAAGTTGCTACATCACTAAAGCAACATCCCCAACCGGAGCTGCTAAAACATAAAGTGATTGCCAGTTGTTTCTTTGAAGCCTCCACCCGTACACGCCTTTCTTTCGAAACCGCTATTCACCGCTTAGGGGCTTCTGTGGTGGGGTTTTCCGATAGCAATAATACTTCGTTAGGAAAAAAAGGCGAAACCCTGGCAGATACAATATCGGTTATTAGCCAATATGTTGATGCCATTGTTATCCGCCATCCACAAGAAGGCGCATCACGTTTAGCAGCTCAGTTTGCAGGTAAAATACCGGTCATCAACGCCGGTGATGGCGCCAATCAACATCCTACACAGACGCTACTCGATCTGTTCACCATTCAAGAGAGCCAAGGCAGTTTAAATAATTTACATATTGCGATGGTTGGCGATCTGAAATATGGCCGAACCGTTCATTCATTAACCCAAGCATTATCGAAATTTGACAATAATCATTTCTATTTTATTGCGCCTGAAGCTTTAGCCATGCCAGCCCATATCCTACATCTGTTAGAAGAAAAAGGGATAACTTATAGCTTACATGACAGCATAGAAGCGGTATTACCAAAACTGGACATTCTGTATATAACACGAGTGCAAAAAGAGCGTTTAGATCCTTCAGAATATGCCAATGTTAAAGCCCAATTTATTTTAACCAGCCATGAATTAACCACCGCTAAACCTGGCATGAAAGTTTTACATCCTCTACCACGTATTGATGAAATTACTACTGATGTTGATAAAACATCTCATGCTTACTATTTTCAGCAAGCTGGTAATGGTATCTATGCACGACAAGCACTTTTAGCGTTGATACTAAACAAAACTATTAATTTCTGA
- the rraB gene encoding ribonuclease E inhibitor RraB: protein MSFKKALTEQQISTENLLLEKKAVAEQRAETHSIIEELLEDGSDPNALYEIEHHFSAKDFKLLEKAAIVAFKLGYEVHDAEELEIEDGTVLMCCDVYRDSPLDAELINKQVVQLMMLTEKIGINYDGWGTFFEDPNYDDAEEKPVEPKALH, encoded by the coding sequence ATGTCGTTTAAAAAAGCCTTAACAGAACAGCAAATTTCCACAGAAAATTTGTTACTAGAAAAAAAAGCAGTCGCAGAGCAGCGAGCAGAAACGCATTCAATCATTGAAGAATTATTGGAAGATGGTAGTGATCCGAATGCTCTGTATGAAATAGAACATCACTTTTCGGCCAAAGATTTTAAATTACTGGAAAAAGCGGCAATAGTGGCATTTAAATTAGGTTATGAAGTGCACGATGCTGAAGAGCTAGAAATTGAAGATGGTACGGTATTGATGTGTTGTGATGTTTATCGGGATAGTCCGCTTGATGCAGAATTAATTAATAAGCAAGTTGTGCAATTGATGATGTTAACGGAAAAAATTGGCATTAACTACGATGGTTGGGGGACTTTCTTTGAAGACCCTAATTATGATGATGCAGAAGAAAAGCCCGTTGAACCTAAGGCATTACATTAG
- a CDS encoding valine--tRNA ligase, which translates to MEKKPANQTQSEPSLDKTYQPAAIEQPLYAHWEKNGYFAPHGDNSKQSFCIVIPPPNVTGNLHMGHAFQQTIMDTLIRYQRMQGKNTLWQSGTDHAGIATQMVVERKIGAEENKTRHDYGREAFIEKIWQWKAESGGNISQQMRRLGDSVDWQRERFTMDEGLSKAVKEAFIRLYQDDLIYRGKRLVNWDPKLHTAISDLEVENREVNGFMWHLRYPLADGVKTADGQDYLVVATTRPETMLGDTGVAVNPADPRYKNLIGKQILLPLVNRRIPIVGDEHADMEKGTGCVKITPAHDFNDYEVGKRHQLPMINIFDFNGHIRQQAEVFDSAGNLSTIYSTTIPASYQGIERFAARKAMVSELEKLGLLVAIKPHQLTIPYGDRGGVVIEPMLTDQWYVRTLPLAEQAIAAVKDGRIQFVPKQYENMYFSWMQDIQDWCISRQLWWGHRIPAWYDESGNVYVGHDEDEVRRENNLSAEISLHQDEDVLDTWFSSGLWTFSTLGWPENSEALKTFHPTDVLVSGFDIIFFWIARMIMLTMYFIKDENGQGQIPFKKVYMTGLIRDEEGQKMSKSKGNVIDPLDMIDGISLEDLLTKRTGNMMQPQLAEKIAKRTRKEYPQGIEAHGTDALRFTLAALASTGRDINWDMKRLTGYRNFCNKLWNASRYVLMNTEGQDCGQHGGEMIFSLADRWIMAEFNQTVKLYREALDSYRFDIAANILYEFTWNQFCDWYLELSKPAIHKGNEAEIRATRYTLIEILESLLRLAHPIIPFITETIWQRVKVVKGIQEDTIMLQPFPIFAADKVDEAARHDLEWIKELIIAVRNIRAEMNISPAKSLDLLLRGANHATKRRVTENLNFIQAMARLSAITVLDEMQPTPLAVTKLIDGAEVLIPMADFVDKDAELTRLDKELDKLTKEIAAIEKKLANDSFVGRAPAAVVEKERERLAVHLAAKQKLTNQKVTISSL; encoded by the coding sequence ATGGAAAAGAAACCCGCAAATCAAACTCAGTCTGAGCCATCGCTCGACAAAACTTATCAGCCAGCTGCAATTGAACAACCTTTATATGCACACTGGGAAAAGAATGGCTATTTTGCACCGCACGGTGATAACAGCAAACAGAGTTTTTGTATCGTGATACCTCCGCCAAATGTGACCGGTAACCTGCATATGGGGCATGCTTTTCAGCAAACAATCATGGATACCTTAATTCGCTACCAGCGCATGCAAGGGAAAAACACACTTTGGCAAAGTGGCACAGATCACGCGGGGATCGCCACGCAGATGGTGGTTGAGCGCAAAATTGGCGCTGAAGAGAATAAAACTCGCCATGACTATGGCAGAGAAGCGTTTATTGAAAAAATATGGCAATGGAAAGCAGAGTCAGGCGGTAATATTTCTCAGCAAATGCGACGGCTGGGTGATTCTGTTGATTGGCAACGTGAACGCTTTACCATGGATGAAGGCCTCTCCAAAGCAGTAAAAGAAGCATTTATTCGGCTCTATCAAGATGATCTTATTTATCGAGGCAAACGATTAGTCAACTGGGATCCTAAACTGCATACCGCTATTTCTGATTTAGAAGTTGAAAATCGAGAAGTTAACGGTTTTATGTGGCATTTACGTTATCCCCTGGCTGATGGTGTAAAAACCGCAGATGGCCAAGATTACTTAGTTGTTGCGACTACTCGACCAGAAACCATGCTTGGTGATACGGGCGTGGCAGTTAATCCCGCCGATCCACGCTACAAGAATTTAATTGGCAAACAAATTTTACTACCTTTGGTTAATCGTCGTATTCCTATCGTCGGTGATGAACACGCCGATATGGAAAAAGGCACCGGCTGTGTGAAGATCACCCCAGCGCATGATTTTAACGACTATGAAGTGGGTAAACGTCACCAGTTGCCAATGATCAATATTTTCGATTTCAATGGACATATCCGCCAACAAGCTGAAGTATTTGACAGCGCTGGCAACCTTAGCACAATTTATTCAACGACAATCCCTGCATCCTACCAAGGAATAGAGCGCTTTGCTGCTCGTAAGGCAATGGTAAGCGAATTAGAAAAACTAGGTTTATTAGTTGCCATAAAGCCACATCAACTTACTATTCCTTATGGCGATCGTGGTGGCGTTGTTATTGAACCTATGCTGACTGATCAATGGTACGTTCGTACTCTACCATTAGCAGAACAAGCCATTGCGGCGGTAAAAGATGGCCGTATTCAGTTTGTTCCTAAACAGTATGAGAATATGTATTTTTCCTGGATGCAGGATATCCAAGATTGGTGTATTTCACGCCAATTATGGTGGGGGCATCGAATTCCCGCTTGGTATGATGAATCCGGTAATGTCTATGTCGGTCATGACGAAGATGAAGTGCGTCGAGAGAACAATCTCAGTGCTGAGATTAGTTTACATCAGGATGAAGATGTATTAGATACTTGGTTCTCTTCCGGTCTTTGGACCTTCTCAACATTAGGTTGGCCAGAAAATAGCGAGGCGTTAAAAACTTTCCATCCAACGGATGTGTTGGTCAGTGGCTTTGATATTATCTTTTTCTGGATAGCCCGCATGATCATGCTGACAATGTATTTCATCAAAGATGAAAATGGCCAAGGGCAAATTCCTTTTAAAAAAGTCTATATGACAGGATTGATCCGCGATGAAGAAGGGCAAAAAATGTCAAAATCCAAAGGCAATGTCATCGATCCGCTTGATATGATCGATGGTATTTCCTTGGAAGATCTACTGACGAAACGGACTGGCAATATGATGCAGCCCCAATTAGCCGAAAAAATTGCTAAACGTACGCGCAAAGAATATCCACAAGGCATTGAAGCGCATGGTACCGACGCTCTACGCTTTACGCTGGCAGCATTAGCATCGACCGGGCGAGACATCAATTGGGATATGAAACGCCTTACTGGTTATCGCAATTTCTGTAATAAACTTTGGAATGCGAGTCGTTATGTCTTGATGAATACTGAAGGACAAGATTGTGGTCAGCATGGTGGAGAAATGATTTTTTCGCTGGCTGATCGCTGGATCATGGCAGAATTTAACCAAACGGTAAAACTGTACCGTGAAGCACTGGATTCTTATCGCTTTGATATCGCGGCCAATATTTTGTATGAATTTACCTGGAACCAATTTTGCGATTGGTATTTAGAACTGTCTAAGCCCGCAATTCATAAGGGAAATGAAGCAGAAATTCGTGCGACACGTTATACCTTGATTGAAATACTAGAAAGCTTATTACGGCTGGCACATCCTATTATTCCATTTATTACCGAGACTATTTGGCAACGGGTGAAAGTGGTTAAGGGCATTCAAGAAGACACTATCATGTTACAGCCTTTTCCAATCTTTGCAGCCGACAAGGTTGATGAAGCAGCACGCCATGATTTGGAATGGATAAAAGAACTCATTATCGCTGTACGTAATATTCGGGCAGAAATGAATATTTCACCCGCTAAATCATTAGATCTGCTATTACGCGGCGCTAACCATGCAACAAAACGACGTGTGACAGAAAATCTGAATTTTATTCAAGCAATGGCTCGTCTTAGCGCTATTACTGTTTTGGATGAAATGCAACCAACACCCCTTGCTGTGACTAAACTGATAGATGGCGCTGAAGTGTTGATCCCAATGGCAGATTTCGTCGATAAAGATGCCGAATTAACGCGGCTAGATAAAGAGCTGGATAAATTGACCAAAGAGATAGCAGCAATTGAAAAAAAATTAGCTAATGATAGCTTTGTCGGCCGAGCACCAGCTGCTGTTGTTGAAAAAGAGCGTGAACGCCTAGCAGTCCATTTAGCAGCAAAACAAAAACTGACTAATCAAAAAGTAACTATTAGCTCACTTTGA
- a CDS encoding DNA polymerase III subunit chi, giving the protein MKKATFYLIEQLSSQAELESHEWLACQLAAENWRIGKRVLIACEEQIQAEKLDEILWQREPYQFVPHNLAGEGPRYGAPVELCWPTKRGSSARDILINLQSTFADFATTFHEVIDFVPTDEHLKQLARERYKTYRTMGFNLIMAAPPTT; this is encoded by the coding sequence ATGAAAAAAGCAACTTTCTATTTAATAGAGCAGCTATCTTCACAAGCAGAACTTGAAAGTCATGAATGGTTAGCCTGTCAGCTAGCAGCAGAAAACTGGCGGATAGGTAAACGTGTTTTAATTGCTTGTGAGGAGCAAATACAAGCCGAAAAATTGGATGAAATACTTTGGCAAAGAGAACCTTATCAATTTGTCCCACATAATTTAGCCGGTGAAGGCCCTCGCTATGGCGCACCTGTTGAGCTTTGTTGGCCAACAAAAAGGGGTAGCTCAGCAAGAGATATATTGATAAATCTACAATCAACATTTGCAGACTTTGCCACAACATTCCATGAAGTGATAGACTTTGTACCTACTGATGAACATTTGAAACAGTTGGCGCGTGAACGATACAAAACTTATCGCACTATGGGGTTTAATTTGATCATGGCAGCACCACCAACAACTTAA
- the pepA gene encoding leucyl aminopeptidase produces the protein MEFSVKSGSPEKQRSACIIVGVFEPRRLSPIAEQLDTISDGYISALLRRGELEGKVGQTLLLHHVPNILSERILLVGCGKERELDERQYKQIIQKTINTLNETGSMEAVCFLTELHVKSRNNYWKVRQAVETAKETLYVFNQLKSNKSEPRRPLRKIVFNVPTRRDLANGERAISHGLAVAIGIKSAKDLANMPPNICNAAYLASQARQLADNYQNLTTKVIGEEQMKELAMNAYLAVGQGSQNESLMSIMEYKGSNEPAAKPIVLVGKGLTFDSGGISIKPSDGMDEMKYDMCGAATVYGVMRFVAELKLPINVIAVLAGCENMPSGKAYRPGDILTTMSGQTVEVLNTDAEGRLVLCDTLTYIERFDPDVVIDVATLTGACIIALGNHYSGLMSNHNPLAHELLSAAKQTGDKAWQLPLAEEFYEQLESNFADLANIGGRSGGAITAGCFLERFATKYHWAHLDIAGTAWQSGKTKGATGRPVALLAQFLLNRAYINCDEKSHQ, from the coding sequence ATGGAGTTTAGTGTAAAAAGCGGTAGCCCAGAGAAACAGCGTAGCGCCTGTATTATTGTTGGGGTATTTGAACCTCGCCGCTTATCCCCTATAGCCGAACAACTGGATACTATCAGTGACGGCTATATCAGTGCCTTACTACGCCGCGGAGAACTGGAAGGTAAAGTTGGCCAAACGCTATTACTTCACCATGTTCCTAATATATTATCTGAACGTATTCTGTTAGTTGGATGCGGTAAAGAACGTGAACTCGATGAGCGTCAATATAAACAGATTATCCAAAAAACAATTAATACCTTAAATGAAACCGGCTCAATGGAAGCCGTCTGCTTTCTAACAGAATTGCATGTAAAAAGCCGCAATAATTATTGGAAAGTTCGCCAAGCAGTAGAAACCGCCAAAGAAACGTTATATGTATTTAATCAACTTAAAAGCAATAAGAGCGAGCCGCGACGACCATTACGTAAAATCGTCTTTAATGTCCCGACACGCCGCGATTTAGCCAATGGCGAGCGCGCTATTTCACACGGCCTTGCGGTAGCGATAGGTATTAAGTCAGCAAAAGATCTGGCTAATATGCCGCCCAATATTTGCAATGCTGCCTATTTAGCTTCACAAGCACGTCAGTTAGCCGACAATTATCAAAATCTTACCACCAAAGTAATTGGCGAAGAACAGATGAAAGAGCTAGCGATGAATGCTTATTTAGCCGTTGGCCAAGGCTCACAAAATGAATCGCTAATGTCGATTATGGAATACAAAGGAAGTAACGAACCAGCGGCTAAACCGATTGTGTTGGTCGGTAAAGGATTAACTTTTGACTCTGGCGGGATTTCTATTAAGCCATCCGATGGCATGGACGAAATGAAATATGATATGTGCGGAGCCGCAACTGTTTATGGCGTTATGCGCTTTGTTGCTGAACTAAAACTGCCGATTAACGTTATTGCCGTATTAGCTGGTTGTGAAAATATGCCAAGCGGTAAAGCTTATCGACCTGGTGATATTTTAACTACCATGTCAGGACAAACAGTAGAAGTCCTCAATACCGATGCAGAAGGAAGATTAGTTCTTTGCGACACACTAACTTATATAGAACGTTTTGATCCTGATGTGGTAATTGATGTTGCAACTTTAACCGGAGCCTGTATTATTGCACTTGGTAATCACTATAGTGGATTAATGTCAAATCATAATCCTTTAGCCCATGAATTGCTTAGTGCCGCTAAGCAAACAGGCGATAAAGCATGGCAACTACCTCTGGCAGAAGAATTCTATGAGCAGTTAGAATCAAACTTTGCTGATCTTGCTAATATAGGAGGCCGTTCGGGTGGTGCAATTACCGCTGGCTGTTTCCTAGAGCGTTTTGCCACTAAATATCACTGGGCACATTTAGATATTGCAGGAACAGCTTGGCAATCTGGAAAAACCAAAGGAGCAACAGGCCGTCCTGTAGCATTACTTGCTCAATTTCTGTTAAATCGTGCTTATATAAACTGTGACGAAAAATCGCACCAGTGA
- the lptF gene encoding LPS export ABC transporter permease LptF, translating into MIIIRYLVKETLKSQVAILFILILIFFSQKTINILSSAVQGNIPSDLVFPLLGLGIPEMAQLILPLSLFLGLLMTYSKLYIDSEITVMHACGLGKKVLVIAALILALFTGLIAAVNVAWMLPWSAKYQEQALADAQANPGLAHMVEGRFKTTKDQNIVLYISNVKGKNFTDVFMAQLRPANNQRPSVVIAESGRIREDQNGNQIVVLDKGTRYEGTALLRDFRITDFKDYQAVIDHKETAVSGDKIEQKDMLQLWHATDAESKAEFHWRLTLVVAVLIMALMVVPLSEVNPRQGRVLSMLPAMLLYLIFFLLQSTLHSNAEKGEIDPRITMWLVNAAFLLLAIILNIWDTVFMRRLRAKFYKGAA; encoded by the coding sequence GTGATTATAATTCGATATTTAGTTAAGGAAACGCTGAAAAGTCAAGTTGCAATACTTTTTATCCTGATTTTAATTTTTTTTAGTCAGAAAACAATCAATATATTAAGTTCAGCGGTTCAGGGAAATATTCCTTCCGATTTAGTTTTTCCTCTGCTGGGGCTTGGTATCCCTGAAATGGCACAATTGATTTTGCCCTTAAGTCTATTTCTTGGACTGTTAATGACCTACAGTAAACTCTATATCGATAGTGAAATTACTGTCATGCATGCCTGTGGCTTAGGTAAAAAGGTCTTAGTCATAGCAGCTTTAATTCTGGCATTATTTACCGGCCTGATTGCGGCCGTCAATGTAGCCTGGATGTTACCTTGGTCGGCAAAATATCAAGAGCAGGCATTAGCTGATGCGCAAGCCAATCCTGGTTTAGCTCATATGGTTGAAGGGCGATTTAAAACAACCAAGGATCAAAATATTGTTCTGTATATTAGTAATGTAAAAGGCAAGAATTTTACTGATGTCTTTATGGCACAATTACGGCCGGCTAATAACCAGCGCCCTTCCGTGGTAATTGCAGAAAGTGGACGTATCCGAGAGGATCAAAACGGTAATCAAATCGTGGTATTAGATAAAGGAACTCGCTATGAAGGTACTGCGTTATTACGCGATTTTCGCATAACGGATTTTAAAGATTATCAAGCGGTGATCGATCATAAAGAAACGGCAGTGTCAGGTGATAAAATCGAGCAAAAGGATATGTTGCAATTGTGGCATGCCACAGATGCTGAATCAAAAGCGGAATTTCATTGGCGTTTAACATTGGTGGTAGCGGTACTAATTATGGCCTTGATGGTTGTGCCATTAAGTGAAGTTAACCCCAGACAGGGCCGAGTCTTAAGTATGTTACCCGCCATGTTGCTTTATTTAATTTTCTTTCTATTACAAAGTACTTTGCACTCTAATGCAGAAAAAGGTGAAATTGATCCCAGGATAACCATGTGGCTAGTTAATGCGGCTTTTCTACTATTAGCGATCATATTGAATATTTGGGATACCGTTTTTATGCGTCGACTACGTGCTAAGTTCTATAAAGGAGCCGCCTGA